A window of the Scandinavium goeteborgense genome harbors these coding sequences:
- the rsmJ gene encoding 16S rRNA (guanine(1516)-N(2))-methyltransferase RsmJ, protein MKICLVDESGASDGALSVLAARWALEHDADNLMALVLTPEHLELRKRDEPKLGGIFVDFVGGAMAHRRKFGGGRGEAVAKAVGVKGSYLPDVVDATAGLGRDAFVLASVGCRVRMLERNPVVAALLDDGLARGYADREIGSWLRERLQLIHASSLTALTDITPRPQVVYLDPMFPHKQKSALVKKEMRVFQSLVGPDLDADGLLGPAQQLATKRVVVKRPDYAPPLADVATPNAVATKGHRFDIYAGTAEG, encoded by the coding sequence GTGAAAATCTGTTTAGTTGATGAATCAGGCGCCAGTGATGGCGCCTTATCTGTTCTGGCGGCCCGCTGGGCGCTGGAACACGATGCGGATAACCTGATGGCGCTGGTGTTAACGCCGGAGCATCTTGAATTACGTAAACGCGATGAGCCAAAGCTTGGTGGCATCTTCGTGGATTTTGTCGGCGGCGCGATGGCGCATCGCCGCAAATTCGGCGGCGGTCGTGGCGAAGCGGTGGCTAAAGCGGTTGGGGTGAAAGGCAGCTATCTGCCGGACGTCGTCGACGCGACGGCGGGGTTAGGGCGCGATGCGTTTGTGCTGGCGTCCGTCGGTTGTCGTGTGCGAATGCTGGAACGTAACCCGGTGGTCGCGGCGCTGCTCGATGATGGTCTGGCGCGTGGTTATGCCGACCGGGAAATCGGGAGTTGGCTGCGGGAGCGTTTACAGCTCATTCATGCCTCCAGCCTGACGGCGCTGACTGATATCACACCGCGTCCGCAGGTGGTTTACCTCGACCCGATGTTTCCGCATAAGCAGAAAAGCGCGCTGGTGAAAAAGGAAATGCGGGTGTTTCAGTCGCTGGTCGGCCCGGATTTAGATGCCGATGGTCTGCTGGGGCCTGCGCAACAGTTGGCGACCAAGCGGGTGGTGGTGAAGCGCCCGGATTATGCGCCGCCGTTAGCCGACGTCGCCACGCCGAAT